The candidate division KSB1 bacterium sequence AGATTGTGGAGGACATGCACTCCATTGCCATGGCCCAGGACGGACTGCTGTACCTCAACCTGACCCGCGGCGACCTGAATCAGGAGGTGGCGCTCGTCCGTGCCCAGGTCGAGGAAGCCGTGCGCATGCGCAAACAGGAGCTTCTCCTCGAACTCGACGAAGATCTTCCCCTCTTCGAGTTTGACCCCCTGCGGATACGGCGGGCCATCCGCGAGCTCGTGCAGAACGCCATCAAGTTTACCCCGGACGGCGGCCGCATCGTCGTGCGCACGAGCCACAGTGGAGATGAGGCGTCTGTCAGCGTGGAGGACAACGGCATCGGCATCCCTGAGCACGAGAGGGAGCGGATCTTCGAGAAATTCTACGAGGTGCAGGACAGCCTGTACCACAGCACCTCCAAGACCGCCTTCATGGGCGGGGGCCTTGGGCTCGGTCTAAACATTGTCAAGACCATCGTGGAAGCCCACGGGGGAAGGGTGGAGCTGGAAAGCGAGGTAGGGAAGGGTTCCTGCTTCACAATACGCCTTCCGCTCAAGCCTCCCGAAGCCAAGTAGCTCGAGAACCCTCAGCCACAGACATGTCTCAGTGCGGCCGCAAGGCCCAGACCCGGGAGGCCCACTTGGCAACAGCGCCGAAGCGAACCTGTAGCGACGTTGCCAGGGGGCTGTCCCCTGCCTGGGCCAGATCCTGGGTTTGCCGAGGGGCGATTGTCGGGCGCGGCAGCCCTGGGCGGCACAGTTGGCCGGCGAAGCCGCGCCAATAAAGATTTCCCCCCACCCGACGATAGACGGGGTGAAAGTGATCCAGGACGGATGGTCGATGGACGGGGTGTCTACAGGAGATCGGCGGATGCGCGCGCTCGGAATACTTTCGCTTTGCCTGATTATGTCGGTATACGGCCTCGCAATAGCCACCGCCGGAGAGGAGGAGGTTGTCTCGGCTCTTTCCGCGGCCAAAGGCCAGCGTTGCGAGGTGTACCTGAAAAGCGGAGAGATTAAGAGGGGTAAGCTCACCGCCGTTGGCCAGGACTATCTGACTGTGGAGGTGAAGCTGAGCCCCTTCTACGCCGAGCCCCAGACGTTCCGCCTGACCCAGGTGAGCAAGGTGGATCTGGGCAGGCAGGTGGTGGATGTGGAGGCTTTGCTGACGCAGTCCCGTCAGGAGCGACTGGCAGAGCAGACGGCGGCCGTGCTCGGGACCCGTACGGCATCTTCCGAGCCCCCCAAGCCCGTTGCCACGGTTCCGCGTGAGCCTACGGCTACCTCCCAGGTCGCAGCTGCGCCCTCCAACCTGAGCCAGCCCACGGTGGCGGCCCCCCAGCAGCCTCAGCAACCCCAGCAGGACGAGACAGTGCGCCGGCTGATGGCCATCTTGAGGGACATGGACGAAAGTCCAGCATCCGGGGCAAGTCAGAGCACCGCGCGCCCAACCCAGCGGGTTGTTCAGCCTGAAGCTCGGCAGCCGATCCTGCCCAACGCCACGGTGCCCACGCGGTCCCGCGAGTTGCCTGAACCCCGGCCTGAAACGAGGCCGGCACAGGAACAGGTTCCGCCAGCCTCTACGCTTCAGACGCAGAGAGGGATGGCCCCCGCGCCAAGGCCTGTCGTTCCCGTGGAGCCTCGCTCGGTTGCGCCGGCTACGCAGTCCCCAATGCCGGCGAGGGAAGTAGGTTCGAGCTCGCAAAGCGGTTCCGAGGTCCCGGCGCCGAAGCCAACCGTGCCCAGTCCGAAGCCGCCACGCGGTCACCTTTCCGCCGCGCCCGAAGAACAGGCAATGGCTCAGCCCCGAGCGCCGGAGCCGAGCAGTCCCGCCGCGCAGAGCCTGGCCGCCAACACGGCCCAGGAGCCAAGGAGGGAGCGGGCGAAGTTGGACGCACCGACCGTCTCCACCACGCCGGTTGGGAAGGGACAGGAGCCCGAAATCCGCGCGGTGGTGGACCGTTTTTACAAGGCGGCCATGGTCCTCGCCGGGGCAGTGGTCGTCCTGGCGGGAGGGGTAGTCGTTCTCGCCGTGACGGTAGCCAGAAGGAAGAATGGAAGCCCCGCTGCTCCGACCGTGCCGGTGCCCGCAGTCCAGGGGCCTGCGCAGCCGGAGCCCCCGCCGCCCCTCCGACTGGTGATGGTCAAGGGCGAGTACGCGGTCGTCGACCAGGGATTGGACCATGGTGTTCGGACGGGGGACCTGCTGCTCGTCAAGCGGTCGTCCGCCGACGGGGACTACGAGCTCGGCTTGGCCCGAGTGCTGAAAGTGTTCGACCGGCTCTCCGGGATCAAGATGGTGGAGAAATTTGCGGACTCCGACCTCCGCGTAGGGGACGTGGCTTATCCCTACCAGCCGGCTGAGCCAACCCCTGGGCCGGCGATGCCTGTGGAGGTGCGCCGCGTCGAAGGGAACACAGGTGCGGGCTCTCCGCTGCCTGCGTCCGAGGAGGGGACATTCCGTCTGGATGATCGGGAAGAGCGCTACCTGCCGTCGCAGGGGAGGTGGCGTCGCCGCTAAGGGAAACGGTTTGTGCTTCGCTAAGGTGCTCCGAGGGGAAGCGGTGCGCACGGGTGAGACGATGACGATCCGTGGGATAGGACCGAGAAGACCTCTGCTGACGAGGAAAGGGAATGACCGCTACCGTTCTCCCAAACGGTCGCCTGTGGGCTGGTACACATCCCGAAAGCACCGCTCTTTCCAGTTCGCTGCGTTGTTTTGGGCTTGAATTCAGCGACTCCTTCCTCTTCGGATTGGGGCGGGGGCTAAACTTCCTGTACTGGCAGAGCCGGAAGATGCCAGCTCCCCTCGTACGGGGCCGCATCAAGCCGGACGGTATCGTCAAGAACGTAACGGAACTCCTCGGCGCGCGGTTCGAAGCAATAGAACTCCCCACCCTGGAGCTCGCCCGCAGCTTGATCCAGCGCGAGCTGGCCAATGGGTACCCGGTGATGATTCGTCTGGGGCTGGCCGACTCCTCCCTGCTGGCCGGTGCCCTGGAGTCCGACTACGTGGTGATTGTAGGGATCGAGTACGGCGAATACGTCGCCGTTTCCCAGGCGGCCCAGGCTGAACCATCGCTCTTGTCCCTTTCATCGGAGTTCGCGCGTTGGTGTGAACGGGGTACCCCGCAGGCGGTGATCATTCGGCTCGAGCATGTGCCTGCCAATCTCGCCCACCTCCTCCGAGCCTCCATGCGCAGGCACGCCTCGGAGATGCTGGATCCGCCCGTGCCGTACCTCGGCGTTCACGGCATCGAGCGCTTCGCGCAAGATGTGCTTCGCTGGCCCGACCGACTCCGCGACGTAGCAATGGCGGCCAGTGTTTTCGTGCAGAGCTGGACCCATCCGTACGGCGGCGGCGACGGCTACCGAAGCCTCTACCGCCGCTTCCTCATTGAGGCCTTCGACATCCTTCCGTGCCGGGTCATCGAAGAGACCGTCCGCACAGTGGGGCGCGCCGGCGTGTACTGGAAAGGCGTTGTGGGAAGCCTGGGCGAGGTCGCTTGCGGCGCCACTCCTGTCGATCCCTATCTACGCGAGGCCAGTCGACTTCTTCACGAAGCGGCTCGGCTTGAGCGGAGCGCCATGGAGGCGATCTCTGAATTGTAGGCCACGGACATCCCGCAGGCTCCCCCTTCCGCCTGAGGCCCTGTGAGGAAGGGGTCCGATCCCCCTTTGTGGAACGGCCGACGCTTTGAGCCTCTCCGCCATTCTTCCGAGGCTACCCTCCAAAGGCAAGTCCAGAGCGCCCGCCAGCGTGCTCGGGTGCCGCCGTGTGACTTCCGACCCTGCCCCGGGCTGTCCCGCAGTGGCCGATCCCCGACTCCTTGGGAACGGGCGCAGGCGCCAGAGCGTTCGATTGCCCGGGCATGTCTCAAAATTGGGAGCTGCTCTGCACTCCGCGGACCGTTCCTGCTGCGCTCGGACCGGAGATCAGCCAGGTCGCCTGTGATGGTCAACGGTACCGAAACGAAGGAGGAAAGGGATGCGAGGTGTGGAAAGGCTCAACGATCTGCGCATCTACTTCGTGAGCAGCTACGTTCCTCGCCGCTGTGGGATCGCTACCTTCACCCACGACCTTGCCTCTGCCATTGTTGAGGAGCGAGAGGAGAAGCTTGGCACGGGGCGGTCGGTAGGGATTGTGGCCATTACCAACCGACCGGAGGGGTACCCGTACGGGCCAGAGGTTCTCTTCGAAATCCGGGAGCAGTACAAGTCCGATTATCGCGACGCCGCCGACTACCTGAACGTCTCTCCGGCTGAGGTAGTGTGCATTCAGCACGAATTTGGAATCTTTGGGGGCGAGTACGGCTCACACCTGTTAGCTCTCCTCGGCAACTTGAAGAAGCCCGCCGTCACGACCCTGCACACCGTACTGCGCCAACCCTTCGATGACGGGCAGAAGAGGGTGCTGGAAGAGATTTGCTCCCTCAGCACGCTCGTAGTGGTGATGGCTCGCAAGGCCGTGGAGATCCTCAGGGAGGTGTACGGTGTGCCGGAGGACAAGATCCTGTTCATTCCACACGGGGCGCCGGACGTTCCGTTTCTCGACCCCTCGTACTACAAGGACCAATTCCAGCTCGAGGGCAGGCGCGTACTGCTGACCTTTGGGCTTCTCAGCCCGAACAAAGGGATCGAGTACGCCATTCGTGCCCTGCGCCGGGTGGTTGAGGAGTTCCCGGACGTCGCCTATGTCGTGCTTGGAGCCACCCACCCCGAGGTCAAAAAGCAGTTCGGGGAGGAGTACCGATTGTCCCTGGTCCGCCTGGTGGAGAAGCTCGGCCTGGAGCAGCACGTGTTCTTCCGCAACCAGTTCGTGTCGTTGGAGGAGTTGCTCCGTTTTCTGATCGCCTCGGATCTCTACCTGACGCCGTACCTTTCCCGGGAGCAGATTGTTTCGGGAACTCTCACCTACGCGCTGGCGGTGGGCAAGGCGGTCATCTCGACCCCCTACCATTACGCGGAGGAGACGCTTGCCGACGATCGCGGCCTCCTGGTGCCGTTCCGGGACGAGGAAGCCCTGGCGGAGGCCATCTTGACGCTGCTACGGGACGAGAACCGGCGCAACCGACTGCGGAAGAACGCCTACCAGTATGGCCGGCAGATGATCTGGCGGGAGGTCGCTCGCCAGTACCTGGAAGCCTTCGGGCAAGCCGCAGAACTCTACGGGCGCCAGGCGGCGCGCCTGCTCATCCGCAAAAAGGCGCTTCCCAATCCCGGCTTGCCGGACATCAACCTTCAGCACCTCCGGCTTCTCACCGACGACACCGGCATCGTGCAACACGCCACGTACACGATACCGGATCGCACCCACGGCTACTGCACCGACGACAACGGCCGCGCCGCTGTGGTGGCCACCATGAACTGGCGCCTGCGGCGAGACCCGGAGGTCGTCCCTCTTCTCTCGACCTATCTGTCCTTCCTCCACCACTCCTTCAACCCAGAGCTGCGTCGGTTCCGGAACTTCCTCTCCTTCGATCGCAGATGGCTGGAGGAAGCTGGGAGCGAGGATTGTCACGGACGGGCACTTCAGGCCCTCGGGTACGTGGTGGCTTTCGCACCGAACAGCTCAATCCTGGCCTTCGCCACCCGGTTGTTCAACGAGTCCCTGGAGCCGGCCCTCCACTTCCGCTCGCCGCGCGCGCTGGCTTTCACGACGCTTGGGGCGAGCTACGTGCTGACCCGTTTCCCCGGGGCCAGGAATGCGCGAGCCGCCGCCGCCGAACTGTGCGCGAGGCTTGTCAGTCAGCTCCGCCAGGTTGCCGAACCCGACTGGTACTGGTTTGAAGAGGTGCTCGCGTACGACAACGCCCGTCTGCCTCAGGCCCTGCTCGTGGCCGGCCAGTTGCTCAAGGAGCCGGAGTGGGTCCGGGAAGGCCTGAGCGCCTTGGACTGGCTCTTCGCAGCGGAAACCAACCCGACCACGGGTTTTCTGAGCCCGGTGGGCAGCAACGGCTGGTATCGGAAGGGTGGACCGCGAGCTCAGTTCGACCAGCA is a genomic window containing:
- a CDS encoding BtrH N-terminal domain-containing protein codes for the protein MTATVLPNGRLWAGTHPESTALSSSLRCFGLEFSDSFLFGLGRGLNFLYWQSRKMPAPLVRGRIKPDGIVKNVTELLGARFEAIELPTLELARSLIQRELANGYPVMIRLGLADSSLLAGALESDYVVIVGIEYGEYVAVSQAAQAEPSLLSLSSEFARWCERGTPQAVIIRLEHVPANLAHLLRASMRRHASEMLDPPVPYLGVHGIERFAQDVLRWPDRLRDVAMAASVFVQSWTHPYGGGDGYRSLYRRFLIEAFDILPCRVIEETVRTVGRAGVYWKGVVGSLGEVACGATPVDPYLREASRLLHEAARLERSAMEAISEL
- a CDS encoding glycosyltransferase family 4 protein; the protein is MRGVERLNDLRIYFVSSYVPRRCGIATFTHDLASAIVEEREEKLGTGRSVGIVAITNRPEGYPYGPEVLFEIREQYKSDYRDAADYLNVSPAEVVCIQHEFGIFGGEYGSHLLALLGNLKKPAVTTLHTVLRQPFDDGQKRVLEEICSLSTLVVVMARKAVEILREVYGVPEDKILFIPHGAPDVPFLDPSYYKDQFQLEGRRVLLTFGLLSPNKGIEYAIRALRRVVEEFPDVAYVVLGATHPEVKKQFGEEYRLSLVRLVEKLGLEQHVFFRNQFVSLEELLRFLIASDLYLTPYLSREQIVSGTLTYALAVGKAVISTPYHYAEETLADDRGLLVPFRDEEALAEAILTLLRDENRRNRLRKNAYQYGRQMIWREVARQYLEAFGQAAELYGRQAARLLIRKKALPNPGLPDINLQHLRLLTDDTGIVQHATYTIPDRTHGYCTDDNGRAAVVATMNWRLRRDPEVVPLLSTYLSFLHHSFNPELRRFRNFLSFDRRWLEEAGSEDCHGRALQALGYVVAFAPNSSILAFATRLFNESLEPALHFRSPRALAFTTLGASYVLTRFPGARNARAAAAELCARLVSQLRQVAEPDWYWFEEVLAYDNARLPQALLVAGQLLKEPEWVREGLSALDWLFAAETNPTTGFLSPVGSNGWYRKGGPRAQFDQQPVEVASLAEAAYEAYRITGEKRWFERIRLAFRWFLGDNDVNEMLYDFATGGCRDGLQPAGVNQNQGAESTLAWLIVLHLMHEVAQDRTVRSEIETEAARGV